A genomic stretch from Amycolatopsis sp. AA4 includes:
- a CDS encoding toprim domain-containing protein, producing the protein MTMHEELELARELDQALRTAVTTVAQITERTARARADKNRELAQREREAARENASRAGELHRQQEAKNRAVWTAQRDGARDRFLPWTRPGVVERGDRVDAARAWAAAAAWAEQDPRALAARDDLGRRIETAHGADPATILRSVENPAEPGRVPAGRITMPEAVDLAEANAPFYYRRHNNLRGRLDARPNGAAQQRVWADWQHWAEYGRLPTLSRWEAWAEHTGRGAEFAPDRWRVAGGAVDEHARAAALHRHWETTATDRAEAELDHHRAQMRAAGLNPNRADLAIGTPLTPAGRPDRPLDPNALDDAAVADLVRTWESARVTAILDPDNAATALDNADLLERHFRERFGIDPATYLADALQDTAAAAADATRDQDAVATALSEETAIAHEISASTGTPAEIRYRDVVLPAGPDNPDRGVAPTKADSDAERAHRAQTWRLAQAGMDETAWKALPSKDRYDRYWTVYDTEEARQVQIPENGTLGAAAPLTTAPEDPAPEHEMPASPSTEAKTQSTAPASTPPKPAPKEERGMAPSKASTPQERARRATAWALAEQSFRAELPADTSSMAAGKAWQEMAWQDKALRYWTAYDSADARAAAGLDPVAAPRTAPARSRRADPAPDETPAISRERTIELNTLAADYFAASMTPDSPGYAYLAGRLGADVVADDRWRFGYAPTGWSNLTGHLRSHGATDTEIVAAGLGRQSSRGQVIDFFRDRAMVGIHNQDGDIVGFIGRDLSGDERAPKYLNTGSTPAYTKGDHLLGLYEAPADARLARVEGPFDAIAVTAAGDGQVAGVAPLGTALTDRQADQLAERGRIWEMLDADGAGRAAAEKDFWLLAERGVDVRDIPLPDGLDPAKMWEDKRDDLRARLADLDNARSGAYLVIDNAIAELRPRLIAGDDDAAAEVGFTEYRVREHAPEDQREQLLSYSIDEVAQLHYDAGQEAVEQVLSEMRATEGELDQTQSVIDDERATAIQPGDLDNGSHHAEARPATANYDRAGSVPETIDVDARQARTVSAYGYPRSTRDMLAETDSRKATQAKPRPQTPASGRATHIRSQRR; encoded by the coding sequence ATGACCATGCACGAAGAACTCGAGCTCGCACGCGAGCTGGACCAGGCACTGCGCACGGCAGTGACCACGGTCGCGCAGATCACCGAGCGGACCGCCCGCGCCCGCGCCGACAAAAACCGCGAGCTAGCACAGCGGGAACGCGAAGCAGCCCGTGAGAACGCCTCCCGTGCCGGGGAGCTGCACCGGCAACAGGAGGCGAAGAACCGAGCCGTCTGGACGGCACAACGCGACGGGGCCCGAGACAGGTTCCTGCCCTGGACCCGGCCTGGTGTCGTCGAACGCGGCGATCGCGTCGACGCGGCCCGCGCGTGGGCCGCGGCGGCCGCGTGGGCCGAGCAGGACCCGCGCGCCCTGGCAGCCCGCGACGATCTCGGCCGACGGATCGAAACCGCGCACGGAGCAGATCCGGCCACAATCCTGCGCAGCGTCGAGAACCCGGCCGAGCCGGGCCGCGTGCCCGCCGGACGCATCACCATGCCCGAAGCGGTCGACCTCGCCGAGGCCAACGCCCCGTTCTACTACCGACGCCACAACAACCTGCGCGGTCGGCTCGACGCTCGCCCGAACGGCGCGGCGCAGCAGCGGGTGTGGGCGGACTGGCAGCACTGGGCCGAGTACGGACGCCTCCCCACGCTGTCGCGGTGGGAGGCATGGGCCGAGCACACCGGCCGAGGAGCCGAGTTCGCGCCCGACCGATGGCGAGTCGCGGGCGGAGCCGTCGACGAGCACGCCCGGGCCGCTGCGCTGCACCGCCACTGGGAAACCACCGCGACCGACCGCGCCGAAGCCGAACTGGACCACCACCGCGCCCAGATGCGCGCGGCCGGCCTGAACCCGAACCGGGCAGACCTCGCGATCGGCACTCCCTTGACGCCGGCCGGGCGTCCGGACCGGCCGCTGGATCCGAACGCCCTGGACGACGCGGCGGTCGCCGATCTGGTGCGCACCTGGGAGTCGGCCCGTGTCACCGCCATCCTGGATCCCGACAACGCCGCAACCGCATTGGACAACGCCGACCTGCTCGAACGGCACTTTCGCGAGCGGTTCGGCATCGACCCGGCGACCTACCTCGCCGATGCCCTGCAAGACACCGCGGCCGCCGCCGCAGACGCAACCCGCGACCAGGACGCGGTCGCGACCGCGCTGTCCGAGGAAACCGCGATCGCGCACGAGATCTCGGCCAGCACCGGCACCCCGGCCGAGATCCGGTACCGCGACGTCGTGCTCCCCGCCGGTCCCGACAACCCCGACCGCGGCGTGGCCCCGACAAAAGCCGACAGCGACGCCGAGCGCGCCCACCGCGCGCAAACATGGCGGCTGGCGCAGGCAGGGATGGACGAGACAGCATGGAAGGCCCTTCCCAGCAAGGACCGCTACGACCGCTACTGGACCGTCTACGACACCGAGGAAGCCCGCCAGGTCCAAATCCCCGAGAACGGCACCCTCGGAGCAGCCGCCCCGCTGACCACTGCCCCCGAGGACCCTGCACCCGAGCACGAGATGCCCGCTTCCCCTTCAACCGAAGCGAAAACACAGTCCACGGCCCCTGCGAGCACACCGCCGAAGCCAGCACCGAAGGAAGAGCGGGGAATGGCCCCGTCCAAGGCGTCGACCCCGCAGGAGCGGGCCCGCCGGGCGACCGCGTGGGCCCTGGCCGAGCAGAGCTTCCGCGCCGAACTCCCTGCCGACACCTCGTCGATGGCCGCAGGCAAGGCATGGCAGGAGATGGCGTGGCAGGACAAAGCCCTCCGGTACTGGACGGCCTACGACTCGGCCGACGCGCGCGCGGCCGCCGGCCTGGATCCCGTCGCCGCTCCGCGGACGGCACCCGCACGATCGCGGCGGGCCGACCCCGCGCCTGACGAAACTCCGGCGATCAGCCGGGAACGGACGATCGAACTGAACACGCTGGCCGCCGACTACTTCGCCGCGTCGATGACGCCCGACTCTCCCGGGTATGCGTACCTGGCCGGCAGGCTCGGCGCGGACGTCGTGGCCGACGACCGCTGGCGCTTCGGCTACGCCCCGACCGGTTGGTCCAACCTCACCGGCCACCTGCGCAGCCACGGCGCCACCGACACCGAGATCGTCGCGGCAGGCCTGGGCCGGCAGTCCTCGCGCGGCCAGGTGATCGACTTCTTCCGTGACCGCGCGATGGTAGGCATCCACAACCAGGACGGCGACATCGTCGGGTTCATCGGACGCGACCTCTCCGGCGACGAGAGGGCGCCGAAATACCTCAACACGGGCAGCACCCCGGCTTACACCAAAGGCGATCACCTCCTGGGCCTCTACGAAGCTCCGGCCGACGCCCGTCTCGCCCGCGTCGAAGGCCCTTTCGACGCGATCGCGGTGACCGCCGCCGGCGACGGACAGGTCGCCGGCGTCGCCCCACTGGGCACCGCCTTGACCGACCGGCAGGCCGACCAGCTCGCCGAACGCGGGCGGATCTGGGAAATGCTCGACGCCGACGGCGCGGGCCGCGCGGCCGCGGAAAAAGACTTCTGGCTGCTGGCCGAACGAGGAGTCGACGTGCGCGACATCCCGCTGCCCGACGGCCTCGACCCCGCCAAGATGTGGGAGGACAAGCGCGACGATCTTCGCGCGCGGCTGGCAGATCTCGACAACGCCCGCTCGGGGGCGTACCTCGTCATCGACAACGCCATCGCCGAGCTGCGGCCCCGGCTCATCGCCGGAGACGACGACGCCGCAGCAGAGGTCGGGTTCACCGAATACCGCGTCCGCGAACACGCCCCCGAAGACCAACGCGAGCAGCTGCTGAGCTACTCCATCGACGAGGTCGCCCAGCTGCACTACGACGCAGGCCAGGAGGCGGTCGAGCAGGTGCTCAGCGAGATGCGCGCCACCGAGGGCGAGCTCGACCAAACGCAGTCAGTCATCGACGACGAGCGAGCCACCGCGATCCAGCCCGGCGACCTCGACAACGGATCGCACCACGCCGAAGCTCGACCGGCCACTGCGAACTACGACCGGGCCGGGTCCGTGCCCGAGACGATCGACGTCGACGCCCGCCAGGCCCGCACCGTCTCCGCGTACGGCTACCCGCGCTCGACCCGCGACATGCTGGCCGAGACCGACAGTCGAAAGGCGACGCAGGCGAAACCTCGTCCGCAAACGCCCGCGTCCGGCCGCGCCACCCACATTCGCTCCCAACGACGGTGA
- a CDS encoding DUF4913 domain-containing protein: MRVAQAQLADTLAATPQENAAVARAAEEVESARAKAHAAATAVRAAQRTAADRVGAVEVAAAKLDAERTHNAADDVKLVEAAERHDKAVRAQEAAQEALLEAHESRDTAENLLAAAEEQLAQARAVPPRESAAVVAAREKVAKAERARDLAEERVAAARASYDRAAALESGQDAPAASAPSFASLPTFVDRYVLPNWRHRHDRDTRWCERWWLHEEAVTRLEALWEAFEAMRLEPAPSLSTWLRDHFDHHMSMLTRVDGTFAGCSPRTHDEPVHRAGAVWAHTEPPAGLFDVDPESVVQPQSHQQGGVA, from the coding sequence CTCGCCGCGACTCCGCAGGAAAACGCAGCCGTCGCCCGCGCCGCGGAAGAAGTCGAGTCCGCGCGGGCGAAAGCCCACGCGGCCGCAACCGCGGTCCGCGCCGCGCAACGCACGGCCGCCGACCGCGTCGGCGCGGTGGAGGTCGCGGCCGCGAAACTCGACGCCGAGCGGACCCACAACGCTGCGGACGACGTGAAGCTCGTCGAGGCCGCCGAACGCCACGACAAGGCGGTCCGGGCCCAGGAAGCGGCGCAGGAGGCCCTCCTGGAGGCACACGAGAGCCGAGACACGGCCGAGAACCTGCTGGCAGCCGCGGAGGAGCAGCTCGCCCAGGCCCGCGCGGTGCCTCCCCGGGAGAGCGCGGCCGTGGTCGCGGCCCGGGAGAAGGTCGCCAAGGCCGAACGCGCCCGAGACCTGGCCGAGGAACGCGTCGCTGCGGCCCGGGCCTCCTACGACCGCGCGGCCGCCCTGGAATCCGGGCAGGACGCGCCCGCCGCGAGCGCGCCGTCGTTCGCGTCGCTGCCGACGTTCGTCGACCGGTATGTGCTGCCCAACTGGCGCCACCGCCACGACCGGGACACCCGCTGGTGCGAGCGATGGTGGCTGCACGAGGAAGCCGTCACCCGGCTGGAAGCGCTCTGGGAAGCGTTCGAGGCGATGCGCCTGGAACCGGCTCCGAGCCTCTCGACCTGGCTGCGCGACCACTTCGACCACCACATGTCGATGCTCACCCGTGTAGACGGCACGTTCGCCGGGTGCTCGCCCCGCACCCACGACGAGCCGGTCCACCGCGCCGGTGCCGTGTGGGCTCACACCGAACCGCCGGCGGGCTTGTTCGACGTCGACCCCGAGTCCGTTGTGCAACCCCAGTCCCACCAGCAGGGAGGCGTGGCATGA